A window of the Lagenorhynchus albirostris chromosome 1, mLagAlb1.1, whole genome shotgun sequence genome harbors these coding sequences:
- the FSD2 gene encoding fibronectin type III and SPRY domain-containing protein 2 isoform X2, which produces MEEEAGEAPGLGRPAASKDFHFRHMDLYDSEDRLQIFPEEDTQMRREVVQAEMTNEPRQPMQGKAQRDLGEEVDELVHLYGLEDDHELGDEFIDKSTPRIEVSEYPPYMMMGREPLREQRDWRLSGEAAKAEDLGFGAWGSAGHCRDLREAYRYTHGHASEEYECYVIPEEEDEEEAADVFCVTCKTPIRASGKVLVEHKEHEVTPLGKALESAKDEIHKNMYKLEKQIIEMENFASHLEEVFITVEENFGRQEKNFESHYNEILETLAQKYEEKIQALGEKKKEKLEALYGQLVSCGENLETCKELMETIEEMCHEEKVDFIKDAVAMADRLGKFLKTKTDVEISAQPEFEDQTLDFSDVEELMGSINTIPAPSAPVINPQAPNSATGSSVRVCWSLYSDDTVESYQLSYWPVQDSSPGKDRAEFTMTVKETYCSVTNLVPNTQYEFLVTAQNRAGLSPASECAVYMTAPCPPIMKSKEIRSCEEAALICWESGNLNPVDSYTVELTQAEVPGASGVTESVVGIPTCECLVQLQPRQSYTIYVRALNVGGPSARSEPATVHTTGSYFRLNEHTCHPWLTVSEDGLTVVRSERKASAREPLPSDTRFTRCVAVMGNLIPVRGRHYWEVEVDECLDYTVGVAFEDVPKQEDLGANRLSWCMRHTFASSSLSPLKD; this is translated from the exons ATGGAGGAGGAGGCGGGAGAAGCACCAGGGCTGGGCAGGCCCGCTGCTTCCAAGGACTTCCACTTTCGTCACATGGATCTGTATGACTCTGAAGACAGACTGCAGATCTTCCCAGAAGAAGACACTCAGATGAGAAGAGAAGTAGTTCAAGCCGAAATGACCAATGAGCCAAGACAGCCCATGCAAGGGAAGGCTCAGAGAGACCTTGGAGAGGAAGTGGATGAACTTGTCCATCTATATGGACTTGAAGATGATCACGAATTAGGGGATGAGTTTATTGACAAAAGCACGCCCAGAATAGAGGTTTCAGAGTATCCTCCTTATATGATGATGGGGAGAGAGCCACTGAGGGAGCAGAGAGACTGGAGACTTAGTGGCGAGGCTGCGAAGGCTGAGGACCTGGGCTTCGGGGCATGGGGCTCGGCAGGCCACTGCCGGGACTTGCGGGAAGCCTATCGGTACACCCACGGCCATGCCAGTGAGGAGTATGAGTGCTACGTTATCCcagaggaggaggacgaggaagaAGCTGCCGATGTCTTCTGTGTCACTTGCAAAACTCCAATAAGAGCATCGGGGAAGGTTCTTGTTGAGCACAAGGAGCATGAGGTGACCCCGCTCGGTAAAGCACTGGAAAGTGCCAAG GATGAAATTcacaaaaacatgtacaaattggaaaagcagaTTATTGAGATGGAAAATTTTGCAAGTCACTTGGAGGAGGTTTTCATCACGGTGGAG GAGAATTTtggaagacaagaaaaaaactttGAGTCACATTACAATGAGATCTTGGAAACACTTGCTCAAAAATACGAAGAAAAAATACAAGCtctaggggagaaaaagaaagagaagctggAAGCCTTGTATGGACAGCTGGTCAGCTGTGGAGAAAATCTTGAAACCTGcaaagaactgatggaaacaatAGAGGAGATGTGTCATGAAGAGAAAGTTGATTTCATTAAG GATGCTGTGGCTATGGCTGACAG ACTTGGAAAAttcctgaaaacaaaaacagatgtgGAAATCTCGGCGCAGCCTGAATTTGAAGACCAGACCTTGGACTTCTCTGATGTGGAGGAGCTTATGGGCTCCATTAACACCATCCCAG ctCCTTCTGCTccagtgataaacccacaggCCCCCAACTCAGCCACAGGTTCCTCAGTCCGAGTGTGCTGGAGCTTATACTCCGATGACACCGTGGAGAGCTATCAGCTATCCTACTGGCCAGTGCAGGACAGCTCACCTGGGAAGGACCGAGCAG agttTACGATGACGGTCAAAGAAACATATTGCTCAGTGACAAACCTTGTGCCAAATACCCAGTATGAATTTTTGGTCACAGCTCAGAACAGGGCTGGCCTCAGCCCCGCCAGTGAGTGTGCAGTGTACATGACAG CGCCTTGTCCCCCCATTATGAAAAGCAAAGAGATAAGGAGCTGTGAAGAGGCTGCGCTGATCTGCTGGGAGTCTGGGAACCTGAATCCTGTGGACTCATACACGGTGGAGTTGACCCAGGCAGAAGTGCCGGGAGCCTCGGGTGTAACTGA GTCTGTTGTGGGCATTCCCACCTGCGAGTGCCTGGTGCAGCTACAGCCCCGGCAGAGCTACACCATCTACGTGCGAGCCCTCAACGTGGGGGGCCCCAGCGCAAGGAGCGAGCCTGCTACAGTCCACACCACAG GCAGCTACTTTCGCCTGAACGAGCACACCTGCCATCCCTGGCTGACCGTTTCTGAAGATGGGCTTACAGTGGTACGAAGTGAGAGGAAAGCCTCCGCCAGGGAGCCACTCCCCAGCGACACCCGCTTTACTAG GTGTGTTGCTGTCATGGGAAACCTAATTCCAGTCCGAGGGCGCCATTactgggaggtggaggtggacgAGTGTTTGGATTACACGGTGGGTGTGGCCTTTGAAGATGTCCCTAAACAGGAAGACCTGGGAGCAAACCGCCTCTCCTGGTGCATGAGGCACACATTTGCATCATCAAG